Below is a genomic region from Treponema sp. OMZ 798.
CGGATTTATAATATAGATATGAGGAAAAATAAGTTTTTTTTAATAACCATGGTCGCATTTTTAGGTATTGCTCTTTCGGCTGAGTCTCTGTCTTCTAAGTTGGAAGCTGCTCTAAAAACAAAAAATATGAAAGCTGTGCGGGAACTTCTGCTTTCGGCTCCTGCAAGTGAAAAAACAAAATTTGAAAAAACTATTATTAATGCTGCAAAACAGTCTGTTCGTTCTGGTGATTTGGATTATGCAAAAAATCTTGCTGAAGTTGTTCTAATATCAAATCAGGATAATGTTGAAGCTCAAGATCTCTATTCATCGATTGTAGAAATGCAAAAAAATCAAAAAAAGCTTGATGAGCAAAAAAAACAGATGCAAGCTGAAGCTGAAGCCAAGGCTAAGGCAGAAGCTGATGAAAAGGCTAGAATAACGGCAGCAGAACAAAAAGAGAAGGATAAAGAAGCTTTGTATAAATCCGTGTATGAAGTTGACCTAAAAAATTTCTATCTTGATGCAAGTTTGGGGCCCTCATTCAGCATTTTCGGCAGCAGCTTTGCCGATAAAGCCTTTGGGCGTAAAAAAACTAATTCCGATATTGGTGTATTGCTAGGATTTCATGCCGGCTTTGTTCATCCTTATGTATTATTAAAGCTGGGATTAAACCTAAATTGGCTTACCGTAGCGATGGCAGGAAAAGATCTTTCAGTCTTTGTAGTATCCCGATTTGCAATAGGGACCAATGCTGCTGGCGGTGTGCCTATTTTTTTGTCGACGGGACATAGTTATATAAACTATTACGGTAAAGGCGGAGGTGAACAAGCGTCCATGCTGTATACCAAAATAAGCAGTCCCTTTGTGGGGCTCAGTGTTGAAGATTGGCACCCCATCGAAAAGTTAGGCTTAACTTTTAAATTTAATTGGATTCCCATATCGGTTACCAGTCCGTTTATGAGCTTTGGTATGCATACGAATATTGGAGCAACTTATGAATTTTGGAAAAACCACATCATGTCGTTAAGAGTAGGAAGCGACATGGATATATATGCCTTTACTGCAAAGAAGTATGCCGACTGGAATCTTATTCCGAATATATATGTAAATGCAATATTCCATGTTCCCAAATGATTTGAGGTATAATAAAAATGAATTGTAAGACAAAAAAGGACTTAAAAGTTTTATCGTATACTCGAATACTTTGTTCCCTTTTTTTCTTGATTTTTACGGTTCAAGTCTTTGCCGGCACTGAGCTTATGGAAAAAATGGTTGAATCTATTAATCGGGGTATTTTATTAAAAGAGTATGATAAGGCATTTACAAACAGCCTTTTTGTATTACGCAATTACAAGGATCAAGAATTACCTATTGATGTTGAAGATGCCTGCAAAAGAGCCGTAGCCTCATGGCTTTCTTATCTTGAAAACGAAAAAAAATGGGAAGAAATTATATATACTGAACAAAAATTATCTTATGCTCCCGATTCCATTAAAAAACTTTCTAAAATTCCGGTTGATAAGGCAATAGAAAAACTGAAAACCTCTTCTGCTCTTCCTGATTGGCTTAAAAACAACCCGGTTGAACATAGACTGCCTCAAGTTGAAAGCGGTATAAATGAAAGTGCTTCCGTTTCAATTCCGAAGGAGTCCGGCGTTTTAACTATAGAGGATAAAATACAGATTCTGGAAGAGCAACGAAAGATCTTTAAGGAATTTCTTTATAACATGAAAAAGATGGAGAAAGAGCAGGAGAAAATTCGCTATAGCGAAAGGGAATTATATGAAAAAAAACGTTTGGAGATGGATCTTGCAAAAATAGAAGCAGATAACGAGCTGCGTAAGTATATAGGAGAAATTGTTGAAGATAACAAAAGAAATACTAATAAAATTATCATAATGGTTTTAATTGCGGCGTCAATTTTTTGTATATGTTTGACTACAGTTATTATAGTACTTGTACTTGTTAACAAAAACAAAAGGAGTTAACTATGAAACGTTTGTGTGTTATAATTTTAGTTCTTGGGGTATTGATTTCATCATGCGGTATAAAAACAAATTTGGATATTCAGGAGGCTGTTTTTCCGCCTGAACACTCAATCATAGTATATCAGGATGCTACTTCACAAGGCTTTAAAAACGGATCCACATTATCTTTGGTAGGAATAGGTGATGCCGGATACAGTTCATGGGAAGAGCTTCATATTGAAAATTTAACCGAGCATGAAATAAAATTTGACGGTCTTCCTAAAATTACAAATACCGATGTATTTGAAATTAGGGACACTCTTTTTAAATATAAGATCGGTCCTTATGAAAGAACCGCTTTTGAAGTCCGTTATAAGCTTGCCGATATAGGATCGGTTGAAACCGGTCTTACAATAGATTATCGCGTGAATGATCGCAAAAGGAAATTTTCTATTCGGCTTAATGGAAATTTTATAGGTCTTCAAATAGTTGAAGTCATTGATGCAAATCCTCCTGCTATTCCAACAGAGATTGAACGTAACCTGCCTAATGGCGGTGCCGGAGTCGATTTCGGATATAAGCCGAACGCACAAGCTAAGCGGAAATTCCGTATAAAAAATAATAGTAATGAACGCATTACTATCCACAGCGTTTCACTTGATTCCTTTGCAACTATTGCCGGCTTTAATTTTGACGGTCAAACCGGATTGACTTTGGGTGTTATTTCTGCTAATTCTTCAAAAGATTTCGAGCTCATATTTCCTGAATCCTCTATGCCTACATACAAGGAAGGAAATATCGTAATACAGCATGACAGAAGCCCTCTTCCTTATAAAATTGCAGTTTGCGGCGGAGGTGAAATTATGCCTATTGAAATAGTGCATAGAAAAAACGGTCAAGATGTTTCTTGTGTTGTGCCGTACAAGCTGGACAAAAACTGTTATGACTTCGGCTATAAGTCTGCCGTGTCGGAATCTCAGGCTATCAGTATTAAAAATATGAGTAAGGCTATATTGCGCTTTGAGAATATTGATGTGAATCTGGACCCGGGACCTTTTACATTAGAAAAAAATTATGGAAATACAGAGCTTGTCTATCCCGGAGAGAAGGCCGGACTTGAAATTAAATTTACTCCGCAACCAGGTGTGTGGTCTGAAAAAGATATTACCATTGATGATAAAAATACGGGAAGAAAATATACTATATCTCTCACCGGTTCCGGATTTAAACAGCCTAAGGATATAAAAGATCTTGTTCTTTGGTTAAGGGCTGATAGGATTGGATTGGAGCATATTTCTGAAGGTAAAATAAACTGTCTTCCTGATGTATCCGGAAATAATAGACATGCCTATAAATATAAAGGAAATAGTCCTACATATTCCGCTTCGGGAGTTAGCGGACTTCCTTCTGCTACTTTTGCAAATAAGGAAGGCTTGGCTGTAATTTGTGCTCACGATGACTGGATGTTATATGAAGCTACAGCTAGTACTGCCTTTTTGATTTTTAGTTGTTCTAACAATATTAATCAGCAAATAGCTATTACCGGCTCAAATGGATCCAGGCGCGTTTATCCTTCAATAGGTTTGATTCCGTTTCAGTATGATCCTGTAGACGGTGTTTACGGCAATGGTGCCAATACAGGTAAACCTACTAGAATAAAAAGATTTTATATAGAATCGGATTATGTACTGGGTATTAGAAGTCCTTCCGCATCTATGACATATGATGTCGAATCGGGAAAAGCTTTTTCGGCAGGAATACTTGTTAATGTGGATATTTCCGGTAATGATCCTCAAGTTAGATTTTATGTAAACGGTAATGAGACTAAAACGGGTCAGACGCCTATAGCCTATCTATACTCTGCACCGGGAGGTACTTCAGGTGGTAGTGAAACTGCTGTAAACAGAGCCTATGGCTATCCTGTAGGCGAAAATGGGTCAATAAGAGACTATGCACTAGGATCTAATCAAGATACCGATCCTTGTAAATTAGACTATGCCTGGTCTTTGCCGGGCAATAGTGCTTATTTTTCTTCAAGATTGGCTACTCATATAGGTGTTGAAGGCAGCGGAACCTTAAAGAATCTATATATCGGTAAGAATGCTGATGAGTCTTTGCCTTTTTACGGACAAATTGCAGAAGTCATGATTTTTAAACGGGCTTTGACTGATGCTGAAATTAAAGACATAAATAATTATATAGTTAAAAGATATAATACCGTGACTATAGAATCTTTATATACACGGCCTCCTTATCCTCCTGCACCATAATTGCATATTTTTGAGTAATGTGATATAATCTTCCGATTATGTTAATTACTTTTAAAGAATTGGGACTTGACGATATAGTCCTACAAGCAGTTGAAGCCAAGGGGTTTGAAGAGCCGACTCCGATTCAGGTTTTGGCAATACCGAGGCTTCTTTCGGGAGAAGCAAACGTTATAGCTAAGGCTCGTACCGGAACGGGAAAGACGGCAGCTTTTGGCCTCCCCCTTGTGCAGGAGCTGCGCGCAAATACGGGAAAGGTGCGGGCGCTTATTTTGGTGCCTACCCGAGAATTAGCCGTACAGGTAGCAGGTGAACTTGAATCTTTTAGAATCGAAGAGTTTCCCCGAATTACAACCGTTTACGGAGGAGCTGCGATAGGCCCCCAGCTGAGAAGCTTAAAGACCGGTGTCGAAATCGTTGTAGGAACCCCCGGCCGTGTGATGGATCATCTTGAACGGGGTTCCTTAAAAATTGAAGACATCGAATATTTTATTTTGGATGAAGCCGATGAGATGCTCAACATGGGCTTTATCGAAGACATAGAAAATATCTTTTCAAAGGCAAATCCTGAAGCCCGCGTTTTAATGTTTTCGGCGACGATGCCCAAGCAGATCTTGTCTATTGCCTCCGACTTTATGGGGGACTATGAAATTGTCGAAGAAGAGCCTCAAGAAGAAAGAGCCTCTTTAACCGAGCAATTTTTTTGGGTAGTCAGGGAAGGGGATAAGACCGAAGCCCTTGTCCGCCTTATAGATACAAGCCCTAACTTTTACGGCCTCGTATTTTGCCAAACCAAAATCGATGCCGATGATGTTGCAAAAGAACTTGACGAAAGGCACTACGAAGCTGCCGCCCTCCACGGGGACATTCCTCAAAGTCAGAGGGAAAAAATTTTGGAGCGCTTTAGGTCCAAAAAGACCCGCATCCTTGTTGCAACCGATGTTGCCGCCCGCGGTATCGACATTGAAGGCATCTCGCACGTTGTAAACTATGCAATTCCCTATGACGGGCCGACCTATACCCACCGAATAGGAAGAACAGGCCGTGCCGGAGCTGCCGGTATCGCAGTCAGTTTTGTCCGCCCTAACGAGGTAAAAAGAATAGAGTACCTGCGCAAACATGCCCGGGGCGAATTAAAAGAGGGTAAGCTTCCTTCAATCGAACAAGTTATCGAAATCAAAAGAACCCGTATCTTAAAAGAAACGGCTGCTCAAATCGAAAAAAGAATAAATGAAGAAAAACCCGAACAAGGCTTTTCGGCTTTTGCAAATAAGCTTACGGAATACGGAGATGCTCAAACCGTGCTTTCCTTTATTCTTCAAATGCAGTACGGTTCATTTTTATCTCCCTCTCACTATAAGACAATTAAGCCCGTCCGCTCCGAAGGCCGCATACGTAAATCCGATGACGATACCTTACGCCTTTATATAGGAGTCGGCCGAAAGGACGGAATTACAAAGCGTAAACTTGCCGAAATGTTAAGCCGCCTTCTTTCGATTCCTGAAAGGCTGGTCGACGATATCGAGGTTATGGATAAGTTTTCCCTTGCTACAATGCCTAAAAATGCAGCAAATGATGCCCTGCGTCTTTGCAAAAAGAAAAGAGGCTTACCTCATATGCACATTGACGCAAAAAGTGAAGCCCCGGCCTTTTCCGGATCTAAAAGACCTAAGCGCAGTTTGGCCTCAAAGGGAAAACATGATTCAAAAAAGAAAAGAGAATCTTCCGGATCTGCCTCAAAATACAAACGTAAATAAGTTTTATGTATTTGCTTGACAACTCACTCTTTTATGATATATAATTTAACTCCAAGGGGGAATTTTTATGAGTGCTGTTAAGGGTTGCGTTCGGGATAAAAATAAAAAACCGGTAAGCCATGCAAAGGTTGCTCTTTTAACCGAAAGGTTTGAAGTTATTACGGGCGGTGAAGCTGATGAATCCGGCTGTTTTTGCTTAGAAGCCGAATCAAAAAAATACCCTTATTTTATTGCTTCAAAAGGTTTTAATGAAAATTTTCTTGAATTTTGGGGCTACAATATAGATTTAAGGCAAAATGTTGAAATAAATCCTAAGCTGGGAAAAATAGAAATTTTTAGCTTGATATTTTTTCCTTCTTTGGATACTGATAATACCATGATGGTGTATTTTAGGCCTATGAGCTCCAAACTTATTTTAGGAGAAGAAAAAGCAATAGCTCCGGAACTCAATACCGACGATATAACCGTTTCAGTAAACGGCGATTTTTGTGAAATTGTTACTATGAGAGTGATAAACGAGACCCTTGATAAGGATGTTGAACCGATAAAGGCCTATGCCTTAAAGATAGGAATGACAGATATAGAATTTGACGGAAAAAACAAGCTCGAAATAAGTATCATAAAAGACGGCGAGTACGGCGAAGCCGTTTTGTTTTTCTAAATATAGGTTTTTAAAATTTTTAAAAAGAGAAATTTATGATAGATTCACATGTTCACCTTAGGGACGGCCTATTGGCCGAAAAAGAAACCATCGCTCATGCCCTTTCTTTGGCCTGCCCTGCAGGTTTTACGGCCTTCTTTGATATGCCTAATACAAATCCTCCTCTTACAAATGGAGATGCGGTTTTGGAACGCTTTGCTCTTGCAGATAAGTCGATAAAAGCCGCCGGTGTTTCCGGCTTTTACGGTGTTTACGGCGGCCTTACTTCCGATGCTTCGCAGATAGAAAAAATGGTCTTGTTTTATAAGGAGCATTTTCCTAAAATAGTAGGTTTTAAGATGTTTGCCGGTCATTCGACAGGCAATATGGGAATAGTCGAAAAAGAAGATCAAAGAAAGGTTTATTCCGCCCTTGCAAGACTCGGTTATGAGGGCTTAATAGCTGTCCATTGCGAAAAAGAAAGCCTCATGAATAATTCAATCTTTGATATTGAAAATCCTATAACTCACAGCCTTGCCCGTCCGCCTATTGCCGAAATAGAATCTATAAAGGACCAAATTGAACTTATTAAAGCTGCGGGTTTTAAGGGGCACCTTCATATTTGTCACATAAGTACAAAAGAGGGAATAAGGCTGGTCTCTGATGCAAAAAAAAGCGGACTGAATATCTCCTGCGGAGTTACGGCCCACCACGCTCTTTTAAATATCGATTCTTATAAAAAGTCGGGCCTTTTTGTAAAGATGAATCCTCCCTTGCGTGAAAAAAAAGACCAAGAAGCCGTTTTTAAGGCCTTGATTTCGGGTGAGGCCGATTGGATAGAAAGCGACCATGCCCCTCATACAATCGAAGATAAGAAAAAAGGCGCCTCCGGCATCCCCGGCTTTGCAGGCTCTCTCATTCTTTTAAAAGAACTGCGCAAGGCCGGCTGCTCTGAAGCCCGCTTAGAAGAACTTTGCGGCAAGGCCGTCAACCGAATTTTCAAACTTAATTTGCCCTATAAAGTACCCTCAAACACCGAAATTGACGCCTCCCTCCCAATCCTAAGAAACGGCTATCCCTTTGATGCATTTGAATTTATGTAGCTAAGTTGTAAAAAAGATTACTTGACAAATATAAAAAAAATGTATATTATAATTATAGTTACTCTTTATGAGTACTGTTTTAACAAACCTGTATAGTACGGCTTCCCACTTATTCGGGATAAGCCGGAGTTACAGGTTTTTTTATATTGGGAGGAGATTTGATGAAAAGAACTGCTATTTTAGTGGATGGGGGATTTTACCGTAAACAAGCCTTATATCATTTTGGTAAAAAACGGCCGGATGAGCGTGTTACCGAATTAATAAAATATTGTAAACTGCACCTAGTGGAACGAATTATACCGAATATTTTATTATGACTGTCCTCCAATATCAAAAGCCTTATATCATCCTCTAACTAAAAAGAATATAGATTTTTCAAAAACCGATACCAATAAATGGATGGTGGAATTTATTGAACAGTTAATTCATCAAAGAAAGGTTGCTTTAAGGATGGGGACATTGGCTGATAGCACTGCTTACTATGGTTTAAAGAATAATACGGTTAAAAAGCTGTTTTCAGAACGTTTATCAATTTCAGATATAACTGAGAATGATTTTGATTTGGTTTTACGGCAAAAAGGGGTAGACATGAAAATCGGTATAGATATTGCTACTCTTGCATATAAAAAGTTGACTGATCAGATTATTCTTATTACTGGAGACAGTGATTTTGTGCCGGCTGCTAAATTAGCACGCCGAGAAGGCATTGATTTTATAGTTGACCCGATGGGACATAAAATTTTGCCTGATTTAATGGAACATATTGACGGATTACAATCCTATTATAAACATGTTGCACTTAAAAATTCTGCACTGCAATGTTAAAAAGGTAATTCTCCCTCCCAATCCTAAGAAACGGCTATCCCTTTGATGCTTTTAAATTTATGT
It encodes:
- a CDS encoding LamG domain-containing protein, whose amino-acid sequence is MKRLCVIILVLGVLISSCGIKTNLDIQEAVFPPEHSIIVYQDATSQGFKNGSTLSLVGIGDAGYSSWEELHIENLTEHEIKFDGLPKITNTDVFEIRDTLFKYKIGPYERTAFEVRYKLADIGSVETGLTIDYRVNDRKRKFSIRLNGNFIGLQIVEVIDANPPAIPTEIERNLPNGGAGVDFGYKPNAQAKRKFRIKNNSNERITIHSVSLDSFATIAGFNFDGQTGLTLGVISANSSKDFELIFPESSMPTYKEGNIVIQHDRSPLPYKIAVCGGGEIMPIEIVHRKNGQDVSCVVPYKLDKNCYDFGYKSAVSESQAISIKNMSKAILRFENIDVNLDPGPFTLEKNYGNTELVYPGEKAGLEIKFTPQPGVWSEKDITIDDKNTGRKYTISLTGSGFKQPKDIKDLVLWLRADRIGLEHISEGKINCLPDVSGNNRHAYKYKGNSPTYSASGVSGLPSATFANKEGLAVICAHDDWMLYEATASTAFLIFSCSNNINQQIAITGSNGSRRVYPSIGLIPFQYDPVDGVYGNGANTGKPTRIKRFYIESDYVLGIRSPSASMTYDVESGKAFSAGILVNVDISGNDPQVRFYVNGNETKTGQTPIAYLYSAPGGTSGGSETAVNRAYGYPVGENGSIRDYALGSNQDTDPCKLDYAWSLPGNSAYFSSRLATHIGVEGSGTLKNLYIGKNADESLPFYGQIAEVMIFKRALTDAEIKDINNYIVKRYNTVTIESLYTRPPYPPAP
- a CDS encoding DEAD/DEAH box helicase; its protein translation is MLITFKELGLDDIVLQAVEAKGFEEPTPIQVLAIPRLLSGEANVIAKARTGTGKTAAFGLPLVQELRANTGKVRALILVPTRELAVQVAGELESFRIEEFPRITTVYGGAAIGPQLRSLKTGVEIVVGTPGRVMDHLERGSLKIEDIEYFILDEADEMLNMGFIEDIENIFSKANPEARVLMFSATMPKQILSIASDFMGDYEIVEEEPQEERASLTEQFFWVVREGDKTEALVRLIDTSPNFYGLVFCQTKIDADDVAKELDERHYEAAALHGDIPQSQREKILERFRSKKTRILVATDVAARGIDIEGISHVVNYAIPYDGPTYTHRIGRTGRAGAAGIAVSFVRPNEVKRIEYLRKHARGELKEGKLPSIEQVIEIKRTRILKETAAQIEKRINEEKPEQGFSAFANKLTEYGDAQTVLSFILQMQYGSFLSPSHYKTIKPVRSEGRIRKSDDDTLRLYIGVGRKDGITKRKLAEMLSRLLSIPERLVDDIEVMDKFSLATMPKNAANDALRLCKKKRGLPHMHIDAKSEAPAFSGSKRPKRSLASKGKHDSKKKRESSGSASKYKRK
- a CDS encoding carboxypeptidase-like regulatory domain-containing protein, with translation MSAVKGCVRDKNKKPVSHAKVALLTERFEVITGGEADESGCFCLEAESKKYPYFIASKGFNENFLEFWGYNIDLRQNVEINPKLGKIEIFSLIFFPSLDTDNTMMVYFRPMSSKLILGEEKAIAPELNTDDITVSVNGDFCEIVTMRVINETLDKDVEPIKAYALKIGMTDIEFDGKNKLEISIIKDGEYGEAVLFF
- a CDS encoding dihydroorotase family protein is translated as MIDSHVHLRDGLLAEKETIAHALSLACPAGFTAFFDMPNTNPPLTNGDAVLERFALADKSIKAAGVSGFYGVYGGLTSDASQIEKMVLFYKEHFPKIVGFKMFAGHSTGNMGIVEKEDQRKVYSALARLGYEGLIAVHCEKESLMNNSIFDIENPITHSLARPPIAEIESIKDQIELIKAAGFKGHLHICHISTKEGIRLVSDAKKSGLNISCGVTAHHALLNIDSYKKSGLFVKMNPPLREKKDQEAVFKALISGEADWIESDHAPHTIEDKKKGASGIPGFAGSLILLKELRKAGCSEARLEELCGKAVNRIFKLNLPYKVPSNTEIDASLPILRNGYPFDAFEFM
- a CDS encoding NYN domain-containing protein; this encodes MVEFIEQLIHQRKVALRMGTLADSTAYYGLKNNTVKKLFSERLSISDITENDFDLVLRQKGVDMKIGIDIATLAYKKLTDQIILITGDSDFVPAAKLARREGIDFIVDPMGHKILPDLMEHIDGLQSYYKHVALKNSALQC